CCGCCTTCGTGCAACGAAACGTGCAGCATTGAGGCTCCCACGCCAGGGCTCAGACCGTCGGCCATGCCCGTCAGAGGTCGAAATATTGGACCTCTGGCAGTGGAATGCCGCTGTTTGACACTTGCATTGCGAGGTCCACGGCTGGAATGCGCAGTTCAGAGGCGCATGTCGGGGGCTCGGATGCGTAGGCGGCTTGTCGCTAAGGAGCTACGGTGCTTTTCGGTGGCCCGCCATCGCAACCGCGCCTCCAGAATCCTAGGTGCATAGGCATACGGCTAAACGGCTTTAGACAATGCCTCGTTCAATGCATCGTGCGTGCCCCAGCGCCGCAAGAACTCGAGATTATCTTCTGCAGACAAGCGACCCTGCGCCCGATACACCATCGCGGTCATTACAGCGCCCGTTTGTACCGGGTGATCTTCTGGCTCGCCCAGGCCCGAATCACTCCCCCATTCTTTAGGAAACCGGGGCCACGCACATGTCATCTGGCTCATCATGTGGCAAGACGCCTCCATGAAGCCAGGCTTCTGCTCCAAGATGTACTGACGCCAACTGGGCTTACCGCAGTACGTCGTATATTCCTGCGGCAGATAACGCGGAATCTGCTTGTAGTTCGACGGCGCGTTTGGCGGAATCTGGTCGACCGTAGGGCCCTCCTCCATGTAGCGACGAATGTATTCCCACATGCCAGCCGCTTGCAGATCCCTGAACGGCAAAGTCGGCCCGACAAAGATCGCGTCCTCATCGGAATCACTTCCGCCCCCGTGAGAGGGAGGGCGATATAGCGCTATCGCCTGAACAGTCTCCTTATCCCCCCGTCGAACACCCTCGGGTTTCAGCAATGCGACGACCTTGTCCCAGTCGATCACCACATTGCCGCCGCAATAGCGTGGTCGCAATACGTATATCTTTCTTTTCAGTCGATTAAATCGAATTCTTCCACGCGCCAGCGTGAAGAATGCAGTGCGCATTCCGCCGACGAAGAACCACAGGTATAACAAGAATCCGCATCCAATAGCCAATGGGAAGAAAAGAAGCCACCCCATCCACAACAGAACCTTGTCTCCATCCCCTAAAGATGTTTTCACAAAAAAGAAAATAACTCCATCCGATATCAATGGATAAATGGCGAAACCAAACCACCACCATATCATTAACAACGCTGGAATCACGACAAAAAAGTTTC
Above is a genomic segment from Ralstonia pickettii containing:
- a CDS encoding DUF6708 domain-containing protein; protein product: MFVRENAYARKKSRSSEQGRKYLNVDGQRQWRVDEPSDAEGVSLPGRCIFAQNDAYLEICNPGWDLQWRAGIGNFFVVIPALLMIWWWFGFAIYPLISDGVIFFFVKTSLGDGDKVLLWMGWLLFFPLAIGCGFLLYLWFFVGGMRTAFFTLARGRIRFNRLKRKIYVLRPRYCGGNVVIDWDKVVALLKPEGVRRGDKETVQAIALYRPPSHGGGSDSDEDAIFVGPTLPFRDLQAAGMWEYIRRYMEEGPTVDQIPPNAPSNYKQIPRYLPQEYTTYCGKPSWRQYILEQKPGFMEASCHMMSQMTCAWPRFPKEWGSDSGLGEPEDHPVQTGAVMTAMVYRAQGRLSAEDNLEFLRRWGTHDALNEALSKAV